The following coding sequences lie in one Polluticoccus soli genomic window:
- a CDS encoding T9SS type A sorting domain-containing protein: MIRKTASLFTVSLLLFLAIKSFAQVYYPVTHLSGAQAIGGRVVTVTPINNPSSGFSCVGPYSIGSGSPTGYMFSFSKAVDQVMVNMQSVSPNDIVSIYVNGTHYSLNSSNLGPFIPATCASGTVYIDANGDLQGNGNTQLHFFSVSIDSIRVIGPAGFSGMIFDFKFAGDTLVTIKEPMQDTLLCSLDSIKLTFTTMGRFKSNNVFTAQLSNAAGSFATPISIGTRAADTTDTIKCQIPVNTPTGTGYKLRIISTNPIDTSDINIKNIAIGNAPPANLNATANTPVCSGTTLNLTANTTGSGYNWSWAGPLSYTSNLQNPSISNVATNQSGDYIVTGRLHGCVGKDTVTVTVNQSPAAITAGSNSAICEGGTLSLTTTSGGAGATYSWAGPASYTAGVQNPLRVSTTTAHSGDYIVTATLNNCDAKDTVTVLVKPMPAVPTASNNGPLCPGDSLGLAGASTTSGVSYSWIGPSSFSSSLQNPYILNVTSSHSGVYSLTTSLSGCSTSAQTTVVIKPVPAMPTANSNSPVCAGGSLNLNANSITGGVSYNWNGPNGYVSTIQNPTINPAGLSDAGNYTVTATLNGCTSAAGNTSVIINNIASLGAYPSPNDTVCQMNPAASLVAVPFNGGSSPQFQWFKNGNLVPGATAVSYATTGITQGDTFYCRMTSTGVCAGPLVLYSPKIGLTVLQSAAPPIVNVNVSPGTLLSPWQMVTFAAVASGNSGTNPQYQWKRNGSNIIGATSSTWSANNLADNDEISCVVTSNAWCADPASVESNKTRINIKTAVHDVTASRYKLYPNPVANELTIEGESGMQVSILNLLGQELYKHVLGTSKEVINISQLTPGHYLLQLKDNDGRRSLVKLERL, encoded by the coding sequence ATGATTAGGAAAACTGCCAGCCTGTTTACTGTTTCACTGCTATTGTTTTTGGCGATAAAAAGCTTTGCGCAAGTCTATTATCCGGTTACACATCTTTCAGGTGCACAGGCCATAGGAGGCAGAGTAGTTACAGTTACCCCAATAAATAACCCGAGCAGTGGTTTTAGTTGTGTTGGTCCATATTCCATAGGGTCAGGCTCTCCGACTGGATATATGTTTTCGTTTTCAAAAGCGGTCGACCAAGTTATGGTAAATATGCAGTCCGTTAGCCCCAATGATATAGTGAGCATTTATGTCAACGGCACTCATTACTCCCTAAACTCGTCCAATCTTGGTCCATTTATTCCTGCTACTTGCGCTTCCGGTACCGTCTATATTGATGCTAATGGAGACCTGCAGGGTAATGGTAATACGCAACTCCACTTTTTCTCTGTATCTATAGATTCTATTCGTGTAATTGGCCCAGCGGGCTTCAGTGGTATGATCTTCGATTTTAAATTCGCCGGAGATACCTTGGTTACTATCAAAGAACCAATGCAAGACACTTTGCTCTGCTCGCTCGATAGCATTAAGCTAACGTTTACCACCATGGGCAGGTTTAAGAGTAATAATGTATTTACAGCTCAACTTTCCAATGCAGCAGGCAGTTTCGCTACTCCCATTAGTATAGGTACCCGTGCGGCAGATACTACTGACACCATTAAATGCCAGATACCTGTAAACACACCTACAGGCACAGGCTACAAGCTGCGCATCATTTCAACTAATCCTATTGATACTTCTGACATCAATATCAAGAACATAGCCATTGGCAATGCCCCGCCAGCCAACTTGAATGCAACTGCTAATACGCCCGTATGTTCAGGCACTACACTCAATTTAACAGCCAATACGACAGGCAGCGGTTATAACTGGAGTTGGGCCGGGCCTTTATCCTATACTTCCAATTTGCAAAACCCTTCCATCAGCAATGTTGCTACTAACCAGTCGGGCGATTATATAGTGACAGGTAGGCTGCATGGCTGCGTAGGTAAGGACACGGTGACTGTTACGGTCAACCAGTCTCCTGCAGCAATAACAGCAGGCAGCAACAGCGCTATTTGCGAAGGTGGCACACTAAGTCTAACCACTACCAGTGGTGGAGCGGGCGCTACGTACAGCTGGGCAGGCCCCGCAAGCTATACAGCGGGTGTTCAGAACCCGTTGCGAGTAAGTACTACTACAGCCCATAGCGGGGATTACATAGTTACGGCTACATTAAACAACTGCGATGCCAAAGACACGGTGACAGTGCTGGTAAAGCCCATGCCTGCTGTACCTACAGCCAGCAACAATGGCCCCTTATGTCCGGGCGATAGCCTGGGCCTAGCAGGGGCTAGCACAACATCAGGGGTTAGCTACAGCTGGATTGGACCCAGCTCTTTCAGCAGTAGCCTGCAAAATCCGTACATATTAAATGTAACGAGTAGTCATTCCGGTGTATATTCTCTCACTACATCGCTAAGTGGATGTAGCACCAGTGCACAGACAACTGTAGTAATTAAACCCGTACCCGCTATGCCCACCGCAAACAGCAACAGTCCTGTTTGTGCAGGTGGCTCACTAAACCTGAATGCAAATAGTATAACAGGTGGTGTTAGCTACAACTGGAACGGACCCAACGGATATGTTTCAACTATACAGAATCCTACCATAAATCCTGCTGGCCTCAGCGACGCTGGTAATTATACCGTGACAGCAACACTGAACGGATGCACTTCAGCTGCAGGAAATACGAGTGTTATTATCAACAATATAGCCAGCCTTGGTGCATACCCCAGCCCTAACGACACAGTGTGCCAAATGAACCCTGCTGCTAGTTTAGTCGCTGTGCCTTTTAACGGAGGAAGCAGCCCACAATTTCAATGGTTCAAGAATGGAAACCTAGTACCAGGTGCTACTGCGGTGAGCTATGCAACGACAGGCATTACTCAGGGGGACACTTTCTATTGCCGCATGACATCTACAGGTGTTTGTGCTGGCCCCCTGGTGTTATATAGCCCCAAAATAGGTTTAACGGTTCTGCAATCAGCAGCCCCACCTATTGTAAACGTCAATGTTAGTCCGGGGACTCTATTAAGTCCGTGGCAAATGGTAACCTTTGCAGCTGTGGCAAGTGGTAACTCAGGCACAAATCCACAATACCAATGGAAACGCAATGGAAGCAATATCATCGGTGCAACCAGCTCTACCTGGAGTGCCAATAACCTTGCAGACAACGATGAGATCAGCTGTGTAGTAACCAGCAATGCCTGGTGTGCTGATCCTGCAAGTGTGGAAAGCAATAAAACCCGGATAAATATTAAAACCGCGGTACATGACGTTACTGCAAGCCGTTATAAACTATATCCTAATCCTGTCGCAAATGAACTGACGATAGAAGGAGAATCAGGTATGCAAGTCTCCATACTTAATCTGCTGGGGCAAGAATTATATAAACATGTTTTGGGCACGAGCAAAGAGGTTATAAACATTTCTCAGTTGACACCTGGTCATTATTTGCTGCAGCTAAAAGATAATGATGGCAGAAGATCGCTGGTAAAGCTTGAGAGGCTATAA
- a CDS encoding DUF6252 family protein, with the protein MNRFLSLIIASITLFFSSCEKFELSPTDEEYMTCKIDGNRWRSDGSGLSLDWTSEFLTISGYNDDGSNGIIISVYEKNIKSGTYPLNGKNIAWYDDLDVSTRHGWKADSVHTGSITIKVDDANRKVSGTFSFKAKYDEKDDVVDVTQGSFFMKK; encoded by the coding sequence ATGAATCGTTTCTTATCGCTGATTATTGCTTCCATTACATTGTTTTTTTCCAGCTGTGAAAAATTTGAATTATCGCCAACTGACGAAGAATATATGACCTGCAAAATAGATGGCAACAGGTGGAGGAGCGATGGTTCTGGTTTGTCTTTAGACTGGACAAGCGAATTTTTGACTATTTCTGGCTACAACGACGATGGATCTAATGGAATCATCATTTCTGTTTACGAAAAGAACATCAAATCGGGCACCTACCCGCTCAATGGTAAAAACATCGCATGGTACGACGATTTGGATGTAAGCACCAGGCATGGATGGAAAGCAGACTCAGTCCATACGGGAAGTATTACAATCAAAGTCGACGATGCCAACCGTAAGGTTTCAGGGACATTTTCATTCAAAGCAAAATATGACGAAAAAGATGACGTCGTTGATGTTACACAGGGAAGCTTCTTTATGAAAAAATAA
- a CDS encoding DoxX family membrane protein gives MENDKYFRLLRAFSSLIFIYAGVKHVVHPDKIIGRISKATIFEILPSVQLFTVMVIITGIIMIVGAILLLIGKFQAQAALALLLVLIPITLSVQLENLNDLGPFFKNVAIAGSLIFIIKKHPDDKKTN, from the coding sequence ATGGAAAATGATAAGTATTTCCGGTTGTTGAGAGCTTTTTCGAGCCTGATATTCATATACGCGGGCGTGAAACATGTTGTGCATCCGGATAAAATCATCGGACGCATTTCAAAGGCAACGATTTTCGAAATATTGCCTTCTGTACAACTGTTCACGGTCATGGTGATAATAACAGGGATAATAATGATAGTGGGTGCAATATTGCTGCTAATTGGAAAATTCCAGGCACAGGCGGCTCTTGCACTGCTACTCGTCCTGATTCCGATTACACTTTCAGTACAACTTGAAAACCTCAACGACCTCGGACCCTTTTTTAAGAACGTTGCCATTGCCGGCAGCCTAATCTTTATAATAAAAAAACATCCAGATGATAAAAAAACAAATTAG
- a CDS encoding DsrE family protein: protein MIKKQISIFLFLLFASMVAIAQTTGEDNLLFLLRKKEHLAQALVTAEQLRSSEKTTTINPGEIVIILCGEEVKMLTEPSSVDLIKNAERLNVNVVACGLSLNKFNLSRQQLLPGVRYVTNGFIKAFELQKQGYLSVEL, encoded by the coding sequence ATGATAAAAAAACAAATTAGCATATTCTTATTCCTGCTTTTCGCATCGATGGTGGCCATCGCTCAAACAACAGGAGAAGACAACTTACTATTTCTTCTAAGAAAAAAGGAACATTTGGCTCAGGCCTTAGTCACAGCAGAACAATTGAGAAGTTCTGAAAAGACGACCACAATAAACCCAGGCGAAATAGTAATCATCCTATGCGGTGAAGAAGTAAAGATGTTGACAGAGCCTTCATCTGTCGACCTCATCAAGAACGCCGAACGACTAAATGTTAATGTCGTGGCATGCGGACTATCGCTCAATAAATTCAACCTTAGCCGGCAACAGCTTCTGCCGGGGGTACGATATGTCACGAACGGATTTATAAAGGCATTCGAATTACAGAAGCAAGGGTATCTATCTGTTGAACTATAA